In Stutzerimonas stutzeri, a genomic segment contains:
- the zapE gene encoding cell division protein ZapE: MIDKPPAQTVAAQIHQGFRASLAARGYSPDSSQQLAIERLARWLDAWLRGRRGWLRAPKAGVYLWGGVGRGKSFVMDAFFAAAPLEAKRRVHFHAFLHEVQLRLKQISGQPDPLAVIAREIAERTRLLCFDEFHVHDIGDAMLLGRLLDHLVGQGVGLVATSNYPPCDLCPNPLYRDRFKPAIELIEQRFDVYNLEGGEDYRLRVESGYVWGEYAPMPRGDLAEWIATHLPLSAEAEREVTVEVNHRPLRLRARENGQAWLDFDELCRLPRSSADFLWLTRQFERLALTGVTALDREGIDVQQRFLNLIDILYDSGVRLLLVAEASPEHLLSVGGHVDFARTRSRLRQLCPLGALFDRMSD, from the coding sequence ATGATCGACAAACCGCCTGCGCAGACTGTTGCTGCGCAGATTCACCAAGGCTTTCGGGCGTCGCTCGCGGCGCGCGGTTACAGCCCCGACTCGTCCCAACAATTAGCCATCGAACGCCTCGCTCGCTGGTTGGATGCCTGGCTGCGCGGTCGGCGTGGCTGGCTGCGCGCACCGAAGGCCGGCGTTTATCTATGGGGCGGAGTCGGTCGCGGCAAGAGTTTCGTCATGGATGCGTTCTTTGCCGCGGCACCGCTGGAGGCCAAGCGGCGGGTGCATTTCCATGCCTTTCTTCATGAAGTGCAGCTGCGCCTGAAGCAGATCAGCGGCCAGCCCGATCCGCTGGCGGTAATTGCCCGTGAGATTGCCGAACGCACGCGTTTGCTCTGTTTCGACGAGTTCCACGTGCATGACATCGGCGATGCGATGTTGCTGGGGCGCTTGCTGGACCACTTGGTGGGGCAGGGCGTGGGGCTGGTCGCGACCTCCAATTACCCGCCTTGCGACCTGTGTCCGAACCCGCTCTATCGGGATCGCTTCAAACCTGCCATCGAACTCATCGAGCAGCGTTTCGATGTCTACAACCTCGAGGGCGGCGAAGATTATCGATTGCGGGTCGAGAGCGGGTACGTCTGGGGCGAATATGCGCCGATGCCGCGTGGCGATCTGGCCGAATGGATCGCCACGCACTTGCCGTTGTCTGCGGAGGCCGAGCGCGAGGTGACCGTCGAGGTCAATCATCGCCCGCTGCGCCTGCGCGCTCGCGAGAACGGGCAGGCCTGGCTGGATTTCGACGAGCTTTGCCGGCTGCCGCGCTCCAGTGCGGACTTTCTGTGGTTGACCCGTCAGTTCGAGCGGCTGGCCTTGACCGGCGTGACGGCCCTCGACCGCGAAGGCATCGACGTCCAGCAGCGTTTTCTCAATCTGATCGACATCCTGTATGACAGTGGCGTACGGCTGCTGCTGGTCGCCGAAGCGAGCCCCGAGCACTTGCTCAGTGTCGGTGGGCATGTGGACTTCGCGCGTACCCGCAGTCGTTTGCGGCAGCTCTGCCCCTTGGGGGCTCTCTTCGACAGGATGAGTGACTGA
- the malE gene encoding maltose/maltodextrin ABC transporter substrate-binding protein MalE has product MNKKLFAAAAIGLSATLSLPLSVQAAIEEGKLVVWINGDKGYKGLAEVGNKFTEETGITVEVAHPDAATDKFQQAAATGNGPDIFIWAHDRLGEWAQSGLLSPITPSAKTKGEIADFAWDAVSYQGKLWGYPMAVEAPALIYNKALVSTPPKTFDEVFALNKTLAADGKRAILWDYNNTYFTWALLAANGGYVFADGDAGYDVSKTGVNNEGAKQGATVLKRLIDEGVMPKGADYSAAEAAFNKGESAMFISGPWAWSNIKKSGIDFGVAPIPAVGDGPSKPFSGVMAATLSAASPNQALAVEFLENYLLQVEGLKTVNADVSLGAVVNKEFMAELSDDPMIKATFESAQQGRPMPNIPQMGVFWSAMEPALTNITSGRQTVDAALDDAAKRIVK; this is encoded by the coding sequence ATGAATAAAAAGCTGTTTGCAGCGGCCGCCATCGGTCTCTCCGCAACCCTGAGCCTGCCGCTGTCCGTGCAGGCCGCCATCGAAGAAGGCAAGCTGGTCGTCTGGATAAACGGTGACAAGGGTTATAAAGGCCTGGCTGAGGTCGGCAACAAATTTACTGAAGAAACCGGCATCACCGTCGAAGTCGCTCATCCGGATGCGGCGACCGACAAGTTCCAGCAGGCGGCGGCCACCGGTAACGGTCCGGACATTTTCATCTGGGCGCACGACCGGCTTGGCGAGTGGGCGCAGAGCGGTCTGCTTTCTCCTATCACGCCGAGCGCCAAGACCAAGGGCGAGATCGCCGACTTTGCCTGGGACGCGGTGAGCTACCAGGGCAAGCTGTGGGGATACCCCATGGCGGTGGAAGCGCCCGCGCTGATCTACAACAAGGCCCTCGTTTCGACTCCGCCAAAGACCTTCGATGAGGTCTTCGCCCTCAATAAAACGCTCGCCGCCGATGGCAAGCGCGCCATTCTCTGGGATTACAACAACACCTATTTCACCTGGGCGCTGCTGGCGGCCAATGGTGGTTACGTCTTTGCCGACGGTGACGCGGGTTATGACGTCAGCAAAACCGGCGTGAACAACGAGGGCGCCAAGCAGGGCGCAACCGTACTCAAGCGGCTGATCGATGAGGGCGTCATGCCCAAGGGCGCCGATTACAGTGCCGCCGAAGCCGCCTTCAACAAGGGCGAATCGGCGATGTTCATCAGCGGGCCCTGGGCCTGGTCGAACATCAAGAAGAGCGGCATCGACTTCGGCGTAGCGCCGATCCCGGCGGTGGGCGACGGCCCGAGCAAGCCGTTCTCGGGCGTGATGGCGGCGACCCTCAGCGCAGCCAGTCCGAACCAGGCGCTGGCGGTGGAATTCCTGGAAAACTACCTGCTGCAGGTCGAGGGGCTTAAGACGGTGAATGCCGACGTGTCGCTCGGTGCGGTGGTGAACAAGGAATTCATGGCCGAGCTGTCCGACGATCCTATGATCAAGGCGACCTTCGAGAGCGCGCAGCAAGGCCGTCCGATGCCGAACATTCCGCAGATGGGCGTGTTCTGGTCGGCCATGGAGCCCGCCCTGACCAACATTACCTCAGGTCGCCAAACCGTGGATGCCGCCCTGGATGACGCCGCCAAACGCATCGTCAAGTAA
- a CDS encoding AEC family transporter, with protein sequence MLSILGITAPIFILIAIGFFSCRAGLVSRDQAAGMGRFVITFALPALVIKALLDRPLTEVVDWNYLVGYGLGSLLVFGLGYAFARWVRKDSLSASALVGLGMSVSNSGFVGYPIVAMAIGSPAAVALALGMMVENLLMIPLALTLAELGRQSANGFWPALRGTLASLVRHPILIAITLALLLALFELRPPAVLMRVIDMLALASAPVALFVIGASLYGMKVSGLGMDVGQMAIGKLIVHPLMILLCFAVIPVSDPVLASAGVLMAAAPMMSIYPILGARYGLEGRCAAALVAATIVSFLSISFFLWAMT encoded by the coding sequence ATGCTCTCGATCCTTGGTATCACCGCGCCGATCTTTATCCTTATCGCGATCGGGTTTTTTTCCTGCCGCGCGGGGCTGGTCAGTCGTGACCAGGCTGCAGGCATGGGACGCTTCGTCATCACTTTCGCGCTGCCAGCGCTGGTGATCAAAGCGCTGTTGGACCGGCCACTGACCGAGGTGGTCGATTGGAATTACCTGGTTGGCTATGGCCTTGGCTCGCTGCTGGTGTTTGGTCTGGGCTACGCGTTTGCGCGGTGGGTGCGCAAGGACAGCCTCAGCGCAAGTGCGCTGGTCGGCTTGGGCATGTCGGTATCCAATAGCGGCTTCGTCGGTTACCCCATCGTGGCCATGGCAATTGGTTCGCCGGCCGCCGTGGCGCTGGCGTTGGGGATGATGGTCGAGAATCTGCTGATGATTCCCCTGGCGCTCACGCTGGCCGAACTGGGACGGCAGAGCGCGAACGGTTTTTGGCCTGCGCTGCGTGGCACGCTGGCAAGCCTGGTCCGCCATCCGATTCTGATAGCCATCACGCTCGCGTTGCTGCTGGCGCTGTTCGAGTTGCGCCCGCCCGCGGTGCTGATGCGGGTGATCGACATGCTGGCGCTGGCCTCCGCGCCCGTGGCGCTGTTCGTGATCGGAGCCAGTCTCTACGGTATGAAAGTCAGTGGCCTGGGAATGGACGTGGGGCAGATGGCGATTGGCAAGCTGATCGTCCATCCGCTGATGATTCTGCTGTGTTTCGCCGTGATCCCGGTGTCCGATCCGGTGCTGGCCTCGGCGGGTGTGCTGATGGCCGCAGCGCCAATGATGAGCATCTATCCGATCCTCGGGGCGCGTTACGGATTGGAAGGGCGTTGTGCCGCGGCACTGGTGGCGGCAACCATCGTTTCGTTCCTGAGCATCAGTTTTTTCCTGTGGGCGATGACCTGA
- the pcaG gene encoding protocatechuate 3,4-dioxygenase subunit alpha — MPVSLLSETPSQTAGPYVHIGLASAAAGNPVRELEIWNEMAKPSAPGEHILLIGQVFDGMGQLVRDSFLEFWQADHAGVYHSRFDPEQPFNSFGRTATMFESGEWTMQTVKPGSVMDRAGVMMAPHVNLSLFARGINIHLHTRLYFDDEVSANTQDPVLNSIEWVQRRETLVARRCEVDGKLAYRFDIRLQGEGETVFFDF; from the coding sequence ATGCCAGTATCACTGCTATCGGAAACCCCTTCCCAGACGGCTGGACCCTACGTTCATATCGGCCTGGCGTCAGCCGCTGCTGGCAACCCCGTTCGCGAGCTGGAAATCTGGAACGAGATGGCCAAGCCGAGTGCCCCCGGTGAGCACATTCTGCTGATCGGGCAGGTGTTTGACGGCATGGGTCAGCTGGTGCGTGACTCTTTTCTGGAGTTCTGGCAGGCCGACCACGCCGGCGTGTACCACAGTCGCTTCGACCCGGAGCAGCCGTTCAACAGCTTTGGCCGTACGGCCACGATGTTCGAAAGCGGCGAATGGACGATGCAAACGGTGAAGCCCGGCTCGGTGATGGATCGCGCCGGCGTGATGATGGCGCCGCATGTGAACCTGTCCCTGTTCGCCCGTGGTATCAACATCCATTTGCACACGCGCCTTTACTTCGACGACGAAGTCAGCGCCAATACGCAGGATCCGGTGCTCAACTCCATTGAATGGGTTCAGCGGCGCGAAACGCTGGTCGCCCGGCGCTGCGAAGTCGATGGGAAGCTGGCCTATCGCTTCGACATTCGTCTGCAGGGTGAGGGAGAAACCGTTTTCTTTGACTTCTGA
- a CDS encoding 3-carboxy-cis,cis-muconate cycloisomerase, with protein MNRPSNQLFDAYFTGAEMRAVFSDDGRLQGMLDFEAALARAEARCGVIPPTAVGPIEAACKAELYDPAALAQAIAIAGNSAIPLVKALGKRIAQDDAEAEKYVHFGATSQDAMDTGLVLQLRQAISLLEQDLASLGATLAQQAERHADTPMAGRTWLQHATPVTLGMKIAGWLGAVTRHRERLQAIKPRLLSLQFGGASGSLAALGEQGWPVSQALADELQLTLPEQPWHTQRDRLVEFAALLGMIAGSLGKLGRDLSLLMQTDVGEVFEPSAPGKGGSSTMPHKRNPVGSAVMISAATRAPGLVATLLSAMPQEHERSLGLWHAEWETLPELCCLVSGSLQQALTALAELEVDSERMRGNLEQTRGLLLAEAVSIALAQRIGRDAAHHLVEQCCKRAVAEGRHLRGVLGETAAVRNELNDAELDRLLDPACYLGQARRWVERAVAEHQAI; from the coding sequence TTGAATCGGCCCAGCAATCAACTCTTCGATGCCTATTTCACCGGTGCCGAAATGCGTGCGGTGTTTTCCGACGATGGTCGGCTGCAGGGCATGCTCGATTTCGAGGCCGCACTGGCCCGCGCCGAGGCGCGTTGCGGGGTGATCCCGCCAACGGCGGTCGGCCCCATCGAGGCGGCTTGCAAGGCCGAACTCTATGATCCGGCTGCCCTGGCTCAGGCGATCGCCATCGCCGGCAATTCGGCCATCCCTCTGGTCAAGGCACTGGGCAAGCGCATCGCGCAAGACGACGCCGAGGCGGAGAAGTATGTGCACTTCGGCGCCACCAGCCAGGATGCGATGGACACCGGCCTGGTCTTGCAGCTGCGTCAGGCCATCAGCCTGCTGGAGCAGGATCTGGCGAGCCTGGGCGCGACGCTGGCGCAGCAGGCCGAACGTCACGCCGATACGCCCATGGCCGGTCGCACCTGGCTGCAGCACGCGACACCGGTGACCCTGGGAATGAAGATTGCCGGCTGGCTGGGCGCGGTGACGCGCCATCGCGAGCGACTGCAGGCAATCAAGCCGCGGTTGCTCAGCCTGCAGTTCGGCGGCGCCTCCGGTTCGCTGGCGGCGCTGGGTGAGCAGGGCTGGCCGGTGTCTCAGGCGCTGGCAGACGAGCTGCAGCTGACGCTGCCCGAACAGCCCTGGCATACCCAGCGCGATCGGTTGGTGGAGTTCGCCGCACTGCTGGGCATGATCGCCGGCAGTCTCGGCAAGCTCGGGCGGGACCTGTCGCTGCTGATGCAGACCGATGTCGGCGAGGTGTTCGAGCCGTCCGCGCCGGGCAAGGGCGGCTCATCGACCATGCCGCACAAACGCAACCCGGTCGGCAGTGCGGTCATGATCAGCGCAGCCACCCGCGCGCCCGGACTGGTCGCCACCTTGCTCAGCGCCATGCCGCAGGAGCATGAGCGCAGCCTGGGTCTCTGGCACGCCGAGTGGGAAACCCTGCCGGAGCTGTGCTGCCTGGTGTCCGGGTCGCTGCAGCAGGCGTTGACCGCGCTGGCCGAGCTGGAAGTCGACAGCGAGCGTATGCGCGGCAATCTCGAACAGACCCGCGGACTGCTGCTCGCCGAAGCCGTGAGCATCGCCCTGGCGCAGCGTATTGGCCGCGACGCCGCACATCATCTGGTCGAACAGTGCTGCAAGCGCGCCGTGGCCGAAGGTCGTCACTTGCGCGGGGTACTGGGCGAGACCGCAGCGGTGCGCAACGAGCTGAACGACGCCGAGCTCGATCGTCTGCTCGATCCGGCCTGCTACCTGGGACAGGCGCGGCGTTGGGTCGAGCGCGCCGTGGCCGAGCACCAGGCGATCTGA
- the pcaQ gene encoding pca operon transcription factor PcaQ yields MNLDSRIKFRHLLCFIEVSRQGSLARAADVMSVSQPAISKTLKELEELLEASLFDRSKQGVTLTAAGQAFLRYAGPSVQALREGVRSLRAGEHEAGAVRLGALSTVESSLLPEVVRRLHDQHAALVVSVITGPSAYLLGQLRGGELDLVVGRMTDAPQIEGLSFEHLYSESMTLVVRPGHELLDGDRGRLGEFPVVLPQSGTTIRRHADSLFIQLGISPPPRRLETLSVALSRQYVRLSDAVWVAPLDAVREDLSTGQLQELELGLKEPGGSVGICTNPTLPASLAMQWCCEALREAAAGFRDHP; encoded by the coding sequence GTGAATCTCGATAGCCGCATCAAGTTTCGTCATCTGTTGTGCTTCATCGAGGTATCCCGGCAAGGCAGTCTGGCGCGTGCGGCCGACGTCATGTCGGTCAGCCAGCCGGCAATCTCCAAGACGCTCAAGGAACTGGAAGAGCTGCTCGAGGCGAGCCTGTTCGACCGCAGCAAGCAGGGCGTGACCCTGACAGCGGCCGGGCAGGCTTTTTTGCGTTACGCCGGTCCGAGCGTGCAGGCGTTGCGCGAGGGCGTGCGCAGCCTGCGCGCCGGCGAGCACGAGGCCGGCGCGGTGCGTCTGGGTGCACTGTCTACCGTGGAAAGCTCGCTGCTGCCGGAGGTGGTACGGCGGCTCCACGATCAGCACGCGGCGCTGGTGGTGAGCGTGATAACCGGCCCCAGCGCCTACCTGCTGGGCCAGCTGCGCGGCGGCGAGCTGGATCTGGTGGTCGGGCGTATGACCGATGCGCCGCAGATCGAGGGCCTCAGTTTCGAACATCTATATAGCGAATCCATGACCCTGGTGGTTCGCCCGGGACACGAATTGCTCGACGGTGATCGCGGTCGTCTGGGCGAGTTTCCGGTGGTCCTGCCGCAAAGCGGCACCACCATTCGGCGGCATGCCGACAGCCTGTTCATCCAGCTCGGCATCAGCCCGCCGCCGCGGCGGCTCGAAACCCTGTCGGTTGCACTCAGCAGGCAGTACGTGCGCCTCAGCGATGCGGTTTGGGTAGCGCCGCTCGACGCGGTGCGCGAGGACCTGTCGACGGGGCAGCTTCAGGAGCTGGAGCTCGGTTTGAAAGAGCCGGGCGGCTCCGTTGGCATCTGCACCAATCCGACCCTTCCGGCCAGCTTGGCGATGCAATGGTGCTGTGAGGCGCTGAGAGAAGCCGCAGCGGGTTTTCGTGATCATCCATAA
- the pcaH gene encoding protocatechuate 3,4-dioxygenase subunit beta, whose amino-acid sequence MSDLDTSLFVARDRNWHPKALTPDYKTSVARSPQQALITLAPSISETTGPDFSHLKFGKHDNDLLLNFDNGGLPIGERIIVSGRVMDQYGKPIPHTLVEMWQANAGGRYRHKNDRYVAPLDPNFGGVGRTLSDSEGNYVFRTIKPGPYPWRNGPNEWRPAHIHVSISGPSISTRLITQLYFEGDPLIPLCPIVKTLGDPEAVQSLIAKLDMGMANPMDCLAYRFDIVLRGQRKTHFETR is encoded by the coding sequence ATGTCCGATCTGGACACCAGCCTGTTCGTCGCGCGAGACCGCAACTGGCATCCCAAGGCGCTGACGCCCGACTACAAGACGTCGGTGGCCCGCTCCCCGCAACAGGCGCTGATCACCCTGGCGCCTTCGATTTCCGAGACCACCGGACCGGATTTCTCGCACCTTAAATTCGGCAAGCATGACAACGACCTGCTGCTCAACTTCGATAACGGCGGGCTGCCTATCGGCGAGCGCATCATCGTCTCGGGCCGGGTGATGGATCAGTACGGTAAGCCGATTCCGCATACGCTGGTGGAAATGTGGCAGGCCAACGCAGGCGGGCGCTATCGGCACAAGAACGATCGCTACGTCGCGCCCCTCGATCCGAACTTCGGCGGCGTCGGTCGTACGCTGAGCGACAGCGAAGGCAACTATGTTTTCCGCACCATCAAGCCTGGCCCGTATCCGTGGCGTAATGGCCCGAACGAATGGCGCCCGGCGCATATCCACGTATCCATCAGCGGTCCGTCGATTTCCACCCGCCTGATCACGCAGCTGTATTTCGAAGGCGACCCGCTGATCCCGCTGTGTCCGATCGTCAAGACCCTCGGTGATCCGGAGGCGGTGCAGAGCCTTATCGCCAAGCTCGACATGGGCATGGCCAATCCCATGGATTGCCTGGCCTATCGCTTCGATATCGTGCTGCGTGGCCAGCGTAAAACCCATTTCGAAACCCGCTGA
- the pcaC gene encoding 4-carboxymuconolactone decarboxylase, which produces MDEKERYEAGMQVRRAVLGDAHVDRSLKNVTPFNEEFQEMITRHAWGDIWTRPGLPRHTRSLVTIAMLIGMNREGELKLHLRAAKNNGVTRDEIKEVLLQSAIYCGIPAANATFHLAEEVYDELGVESLQER; this is translated from the coding sequence ATGGATGAGAAAGAACGCTACGAAGCCGGCATGCAAGTGCGCCGCGCGGTGCTGGGCGATGCTCACGTGGACCGCAGCCTGAAAAACGTCACGCCGTTCAACGAAGAGTTCCAGGAGATGATCACCCGTCATGCCTGGGGCGATATCTGGACGCGTCCCGGTTTGCCGCGGCATACCCGCAGCCTGGTGACCATCGCCATGCTGATCGGGATGAATCGCGAAGGGGAGCTGAAGCTGCACCTGCGGGCGGCGAAGAACAACGGCGTGACCCGCGACGAGATCAAGGAGGTTCTGCTGCAAAGCGCCATCTACTGCGGCATTCCTGCCGCCAACGCGACCTTCCATCTCGCCGAGGAAGTCTACGACGAGTTGGGCGTGGAGTCGTTGCAGGAGCGATAG
- a CDS encoding alpha-amylase, with translation MRPLPPLSPFILALCCSLLSPAVQAEPIVDIRLDGQPLQPTWESLSEDRFATELDLSKGRLQLGPDEARAQSLEPFQRHDMNAHSRFDFHVTEPGRYRLLIKTGDDANLRLVPIRQTSEPVEQACRPWAGEAVQVPVAGVFDNGQQLRDAYSGNIATVQNGKVELTPAPGSDGLLLIEAAESRSKPPRDWRNATVYFALTDRFVNGDPSNDRSYGREPDGAQEIGTFHGGDLKGLTNKLDYLAKLGIDALWISAPYEQIHGWVGGGENGDFRHYAYHGYYALDYTQLDANMGSEDDLRELIEQAHARGIRVLFDVVLNHAGYSTLADMQAFGFGGLRDGMAQYLPERWSDWQPEPYETLHAYHNLVDYDHPAWSRWWGKNWVRAGIADYPAPPSVLVDPRKGSLAFLPDFRTESDAPVGLPEFLRHKQPTRAVERDGYRVRDYLNEWLTNWVREFGVDGFRADTVMHVEPAAWAQLRQQANQARRDWSAANPDDPLAGEPFWMVGEVFGHGPETSDYQANGFDALINFAFQQEIAGAASDCLRLADKGYSHYAELLADNPGHNFMSYASSHDTALFSAQHDGDLQRQGGLANALLLSPGAVQIYYGDESARAFGPTGSDPFQGTRSDMNWGDHARPEIASLIEHWQRLGQFRARHPAVGAGSHRQLSESPYAFVRQHGEDKIIVAQAR, from the coding sequence ATGCGCCCTCTTCCGCCCCTTAGTCCATTCATCCTAGCCCTTTGTTGCAGTCTGCTCTCGCCTGCCGTGCAAGCCGAACCGATAGTCGACATTCGACTCGATGGTCAGCCATTGCAGCCGACCTGGGAATCGCTCTCCGAGGATCGTTTCGCAACGGAGCTGGACCTGTCAAAAGGTCGCCTGCAGCTGGGCCCCGACGAGGCCAGGGCTCAATCGCTCGAGCCGTTCCAGCGCCATGACATGAATGCCCATAGCCGCTTCGATTTCCATGTGACAGAACCGGGGCGCTATCGCCTGCTGATAAAGACCGGCGATGACGCCAACCTGCGGCTGGTGCCGATTCGCCAGACGAGCGAGCCCGTCGAGCAGGCCTGCCGGCCATGGGCCGGCGAAGCCGTACAGGTCCCGGTTGCCGGTGTATTCGACAACGGCCAGCAGTTGCGCGATGCCTACAGCGGAAACATCGCCACCGTCCAGAACGGCAAGGTCGAGCTGACACCGGCACCCGGCAGCGACGGCTTGCTACTGATCGAAGCAGCCGAGTCGCGTTCGAAGCCGCCCCGCGACTGGCGCAACGCGACCGTCTATTTCGCGCTGACCGACCGCTTCGTCAATGGCGACCCGAGCAACGACCGCAGCTACGGCCGCGAGCCGGACGGCGCGCAGGAGATCGGCACCTTCCACGGCGGCGATCTCAAGGGCCTTACGAACAAGCTCGATTACCTCGCCAAACTGGGCATCGACGCCCTGTGGATCAGCGCGCCGTACGAGCAGATCCACGGTTGGGTTGGCGGCGGCGAGAACGGCGACTTCCGCCACTACGCCTACCACGGTTACTACGCGCTCGATTACACCCAGCTGGATGCCAACATGGGCAGCGAAGACGACTTGCGCGAGCTGATCGAGCAGGCGCACGCGCGCGGCATCCGCGTACTGTTCGACGTGGTGCTCAACCATGCCGGCTATTCGACGCTGGCCGACATGCAAGCCTTCGGCTTCGGCGGCCTGCGCGACGGCATGGCGCAGTACCTGCCCGAACGCTGGAGCGACTGGCAGCCAGAGCCGTACGAGACCCTGCACGCCTACCACAACCTCGTCGACTACGATCACCCCGCCTGGTCCCGCTGGTGGGGCAAGAATTGGGTACGCGCCGGCATCGCCGACTATCCCGCGCCACCGAGCGTACTGGTGGATCCGCGCAAGGGCTCGCTGGCGTTCCTGCCGGACTTTCGCACCGAGTCAGACGCGCCGGTCGGCTTGCCTGAATTCCTTCGTCACAAGCAGCCCACCCGAGCCGTTGAACGTGACGGCTATCGGGTGCGTGACTACCTCAACGAATGGCTGACCAACTGGGTGCGCGAATTTGGCGTCGATGGCTTTCGCGCCGACACCGTCATGCACGTCGAACCGGCGGCGTGGGCACAGCTGCGCCAGCAGGCGAATCAAGCCCGCCGCGATTGGTCAGCGGCTAACCCGGACGACCCGCTGGCCGGTGAGCCGTTCTGGATGGTCGGCGAAGTTTTCGGTCACGGCCCGGAGACCAGCGACTATCAGGCCAACGGATTCGACGCGCTGATCAATTTCGCCTTCCAGCAGGAAATCGCCGGCGCGGCCAGCGATTGCTTGCGTCTTGCCGACAAGGGCTACAGCCATTACGCGGAACTGCTAGCCGACAATCCCGGGCACAACTTCATGAGCTACGCCTCGTCCCATGACACCGCGCTGTTCAGCGCACAGCACGACGGCGATCTGCAGCGCCAAGGCGGCCTCGCCAACGCGCTTCTGCTGAGCCCCGGCGCGGTGCAGATCTATTACGGCGACGAGAGCGCACGGGCCTTCGGTCCTACCGGCTCTGACCCTTTCCAGGGCACACGCTCGGACATGAACTGGGGCGATCACGCCAGACCGGAGATCGCCTCGTTGATCGAGCACTGGCAGCGTCTCGGCCAGTTCCGTGCGCGCCACCCGGCGGTCGGCGCCGGTAGTCATCGGCAGCTGTCCGAGTCGCCTTATGCGTTTGTCCGCCAGCACGGCGAGGACAAGATCATCGTGGCGCAGGCTCGTTGA